In Glycine max cultivar Williams 82 chromosome 7, Glycine_max_v4.0, whole genome shotgun sequence, a single window of DNA contains:
- the LOC100806193 gene encoding homeobox-leucine zipper protein GLABRA 2 produces the protein MGVNMSNTPPHTKDLFSSSSLSLSLAGIFRHAGEAAETSGMEVAGGNEVRREDTVEISSDNSGPVRSRSEEDFDGEGLHEDDDDGDDKNRKKKKRKYHRHTAEQIREMEALFKESPHPDEKQRQQLSNQLGLAPRQVKFWFQNRRTQIKAIQERHENSLLKTELDRLREENKAMRETINKSCCPNCGMVTATIDASMSTEEKQLLIENAKLKAEVEKLRTALGKFSPRTTSPTTSSAGHHDEEENRSSLDFYNGIFGLDKSRIMDIANRATEELIKMANMGEPLWVRSVETGRDILNYDEYVKEFEVENSGSERPKTFIEASRETEVVFMDLPRLLQSFLDVNQWKEMFPCLISKAATVDVICNGEGSNRNGAVQLMFAELQMLTPMVPTREVYFVRCGKQLSDEQWAIVDVSIDKVEDNIDASLVKCRKRPSGCIIEDKSNGHCKVIWVEHLECQKSTIHTMYRTIVNSGLAFGARHWIETLQLQCERLVFYMATNVPMKDSTGVATLAGRKSILKLAQRMTWSFCHAVGASSFHTWTKVTSKTGEDIRISSRKNLNEPGEPLGVILCAVSSVWLPVSPNVLFDFLRDEARRNEWDIMSSGGSVQSIANLAKGKDRGNVVNIQKIIQSKDNSVWILQDSCTSAYESTVVYAPVEFAGIQSVLTGCDSSNLAILPSGFSILPDGIEGRPLVITSRQEEKYTEGGSLFTMAFQILANPSPTTKLTMESVESVNNLVSCTLRNIRTSLQCEDG, from the exons ATGGGAGTCAACATGTCCAACACACCACCTCACACCAAAGACTTGTTTTCCTCTTCATCTCTCTCTCTTAGCTTA GCTGGGATTTTCCGGCATGCTGGGGAGGCGGCGGAGACGTCCGGCATGGAGGTGGCAGGCGGCAATGAGGTCCGGCGAGAGGACACTGTTGAGATTAGCAGCGACAACTCAGGACCCGTGAGATCCAGGTCAGAAGAAGATTTTGATGGTGAAGGTCTTCATGAGGATGACGACGACGGCGATGACAAGaacagaaagaagaagaagaggaagtaTCACAGGCACACCGCTGAACAGATCAGAGAAATGGAAGC GCTTTTCAAGGAATCACCGCATCCTGATGAAAAGCAGAGGCAACAACTCAGCAACCAACTTGGCCTTGCTCCAAGGCAAGTTAAGTTTTGGTTCCAAAATCGTCGAACCCAAATCAAG GCAATACAAGAGCGCCATGAAAATTCATTGTTGAAGACAGAATTAGACAGACTTAGGGAGGAAAATAAGGCCATGAGAGAGACCATAAACAAATCTTGTTGCCCCAATTGTGGCATGGTAACGGCTACCATAGATGCTTCCATGTCCACTGAAGAAAAACAACTTCTTATTGAAAATGCCAAACTCAAAGCCGAg GTAGAGAAGCTCCGAACAGCTTTAGGGAAATTCTCACCAAGAACAACGTCTCCTACTACATCTTCTGCTGGCCATCATGATGAGGAAGAGAATAGAAGCTCTTTGGATTTTTACAATGGAATTTTCGGGCTCGACAAATCAAGGATAATGGATATAGCAAACCGAGCAACGGAGGAGCTCATAAAGATGGCAAATATGGGGGAACCCTTATGGGTTCGTAGCGTTGAAACAGGTCGTGATATACTTAACTACGATGAATATGTGAAGGAGTTCGAAGTTGAAAATTCTGGTAGTGAAAGGCCAAAGACATTCATCGAAGCCTCAAGAGAAACTGAGGTTGTTTTTATGGATCTTCCTCGGCTTCTCCAAAGTTTTCTAGACGTG AATCAATGGAAGGAAATGTTTCCATGCTTAATATCAAAGGCTGCAACTGTTGATGTTATATGCAATGGGGAAGGTTCTAACAGGAATGGTGCAGTGCAATTG ATGTTTGCTGAGCTTCAAATGCTCACTCCAATGGTGCCCACCAGAGAAGTGTATTTCGTGAGGTGCGGCAAACAGTTAAGTGATGAACAGTGGGCTATAGTTGATGTCTCCATAGACAAAGTAGAAGACAACATTGACGCATCCCTTGTGAAATGCAGAAAACGCCCATCTGGTTGTATTATTGAGGATAAGTCAAATGGCCATTGCAAG GTGATATGGGTGGAGCACTTGGAGTGCCAAAAGAGCACAATTCATACAATGTATCGAACCATTGTCAATAGTGGTCTAGCTTTTGGGGcaaggcattggatagaaacaCTACAACTTCAATGTGAACGTTTGGTTTTTTACATGGCAACGAATGTTCCAATGAAGGATTCAACTG GTGTTGCGACGTTGGCTGGGAGGAAGAGCATATTGAAGTTGGCACAAAGAATGACATGGAGTTTCTGCCATGCAGTTGGTGCATCAAGTTTCCATACATGGACCAAGGTCACAAGTAAAACAGGAGAAGACATAAGGATTAGCTCTAGGAAGAACTTGAATGAGCCTGGTGAACCTCTTGGGGTTATCTTGTGTGCCGTTTCTTCTGTGTGGCTTCCTGTCTCTCCTAATGTGCTGTTTGATTTCTTGAGGGATGAAGCTCGTCGAAATGAG TGGGATATCATGTCCAGTGGTGGGTCAGTGCAGTCCATTGCAAATTTAGCTAAAGGAAAAGACCGAGGCAATGTTGTAAACATCCAA AAAATAATACAATCAAAAGATAACAGTGTGTGGATATTGCAAGATAGCTGCACAAGTGCTTATGAGTCAACGGTGGTATATGCTCCTGTGGAATTTGCTGGTATACAATCTGTGCTGACAGGATGTGATTCAAGTAATCTTGCAATATTGCCGTCAGGATTTTCAATTCTTCCTGATGGGATTGAGGGAAGGCCATTGGTAATTACGTCAAGGCAAGAAGAAAAATACACTGAAGGAGGCTCTTTGTTTACAATGGCATTCCAGATCCTTGCCAATCCTTCTCCAACAACCAAGTTAACAATGGAGTCTGTGGAATCGGTCAATAATCTTGTGTCTTGTACATTAAGAAATATTAGAACAAGTTTGCAGTGTGAAGATGGTTAG
- the LOC100499832 gene encoding Photosystem I reaction center subunit VI-2, chloroplastic-like → MASLATLAAVQPATINGLAGSSLSGTKLSFKPSRHSVKSKNFRSGAVVAKYGDKSVYFDLEDLGNTTGQWDLYGSDAPSPYNPLQSKFFETFAAPFTKRGLLLKFLILGGGSTLAYFSATASGDILPIKKGPQLPPKLGPRGKI, encoded by the exons ATGGCTTCTCTAGCAACCTTGGCTGCTGTTCAACCAGCTACGATCAATGGCCTTGCTGGAAGTTCCCTCTCTGGAACTAAGCTCTCTTTCAAGCCCTCTCGCCACAGTGTCAAATCCAAGAACTTCAG GAGTGGTGCCGTGGTAGCAAAGTATGGTGACAAGAGTGTGTACTTTGATTTGGAGGATCTGGGCAACACTACAGGGCAGTGGGACTTGTATGGCTCAGATGCACCTTCACCCTACAACCCTCTTCAG AGCAAGTTCTTCGAGACATTTGCTGCTCCATTCACAAAGAGGGGATTGTTACTCAAGTTTCTGATATTGGGAGGTGGTTCCACCCTTGCATACTTCAGTGCAACTGCCTCAGGTGACATTCTACCAATCAAGAAGGGACCACAACTCCCACCAAAGCTCGGTCCTCGTGGCAAGATCTAA
- the LOC100499832 gene encoding photosystem I reaction center subunit VI-2, chloroplastic-like isoform X1, whose protein sequence is MASLATLAAVQPATINGLAGSSLSGTKLSFKPSRHSVKSKNFSVTKHYRSGAVVAKYGDKSVYFDLEDLGNTTGQWDLYGSDAPSPYNPLQSKFFETFAAPFTKRGLLLKFLILGGGSTLAYFSATASGDILPIKKGPQLPPKLGPRGKI, encoded by the exons ATGGCTTCTCTAGCAACCTTGGCTGCTGTTCAACCAGCTACGATCAATGGCCTTGCTGGAAGTTCCCTCTCTGGAACTAAGCTCTCTTTCAAGCCCTCTCGCCACAGTGTCAAATCCAAGAACTTCAG TGTAACTAAGCATTACAGGAGTGGTGCCGTGGTAGCAAAGTATGGTGACAAGAGTGTGTACTTTGATTTGGAGGATCTGGGCAACACTACAGGGCAGTGGGACTTGTATGGCTCAGATGCACCTTCACCCTACAACCCTCTTCAG AGCAAGTTCTTCGAGACATTTGCTGCTCCATTCACAAAGAGGGGATTGTTACTCAAGTTTCTGATATTGGGAGGTGGTTCCACCCTTGCATACTTCAGTGCAACTGCCTCAGGTGACATTCTACCAATCAAGAAGGGACCACAACTCCCACCAAAGCTCGGTCCTCGTGGCAAGATCTAA
- the LOC100777496 gene encoding rop guanine nucleotide exchange factor 12 isoform X1: MVKAMEQEQESVRSRLFHFKGMFENTGRHTKSLSIESASALDPSPSEEEPVSSRSQGSKPLNVLDKVPRPRISREEIVAKEAKDKMVQEMEQMKERFAKLLLGEDMSGGGKGVSSALALSNAFTNLAAAVFGEQKRLEPMPPERKARWRKEIDWLLSVTDYVVEMVPVQQKNKDGSTMEVMTTRQRTDLHMNIPALRKLDAMLIDTLDNFKDQNEFYYVSKDAENADRNNDTKWWLPTPKVPVEGLSDAARRFVQYQKDCVNQVLKAAMAINAQTLSEMEIPESYIESLPKNGRSSLGDLIYRSITDDFFDPDQLLSAMDMSNEHKIVDLKDRIEASIVIWRRKMNQKDSSKSAWGSAVSVEKREIFEDRAETILLLLKRRFPGTSQSALDISKIQFNRDVGQAVLESYSRILESLAFTVLSRIEDVLHADLQTQNPSQSGRKSLSRNPIPKPEKSPTPTPKKEVDKSGSEAMTLSDFMGWNNNQGDSDAKKEAFADSDDFYKDIDNGKPQKLPNVVTDKKVSYLETLGGMRSPTSRH, from the exons atggttAAAGCAATGGAACAAGAACAGGAAAGTGTCAGGTCCAGACTATTCCATTTCAAAGGAATGTTTGAAAATACAGGGAGGCATACAAAGAGTTTGAGCATTGAGAGTGCCAGCGCATTAGATCCTTCTCCTTCGGAAGAAGAGCCAGTGTCATCAAGAAGTCAAGGATCAAAACCTCTAAATGTTCTGGATAAGGTTCCTAGGCCAAGGATAAGCAGGGAGGAAATTGTAGCCAAAGAAGCCAAAGATAAGATGGTGCAAG AAATGGAACAGATGAAGGAGAGATTTGCTAAACTGCTATTGGGGGAGGACATGTCTGGTGGAGGAAAGGGTGTTTCTTCAGCTTTGGCATTGTCAAATGCATTCACAAACCTTGCAG CTGCTGTTTTCGGTGAACAAAAGCGGCTGGAGCCAATGCCGCCAGAAAGAAAAGCAAGATGGAGAAAAGAAATTGATTGGCTTCTATCGGTCACCGATTACGTTGTTGAAATGGTTCCCGTGCAACAAAAAAACAAGGATGGCTCAACCATGGAG GTTATGACAACACGACAAAGAACTGATCTCCACATGAATATCCCTGCTTTACGAAAGCTTGATGCAATGCTTATT GATACTCTAGATAACTTCAAAGACCAAAATGAGTTCTATTATGTATCAAAAGATGCAGAGAATGCAGATAGAAATAATGATACCAAGTGGTGGTTGCCTACACCCAAGGTTCCCGTAGAGGGTTTATCTGATGCAGCAAGAAGGTTTGTCCAGTATCAGAAAGATTGTGTGAACCAAGTTCTTAAAGCAGCTATGGCCATAAATGCTCAAACTCTATCAGAAATGGAGATCCCTGAAAGCTATATTGAATCCCTACCCAAG aatggAAGATCAAGTCTAGGGGACTTGATCTACAGGAGTATCACAGATGATTTTTTCGATCCTGATCAGCTCCTATCAGCCATGGACATGTCCAATGAACATAAAATCGTAGATCTCAAGGACAGAATTGAGGCATCCATTGTGATTTGGAGACGGAAGATGAACCAAAAAGATAGCAGCAAATCAGCTTGGGGTTCTGCTGTGAGTGTGGAGAAAAGAGAAATCTTTGAAGACAGGGCAGAAACCATCTTACTTCTCCTAAAGCGTCGTTTTCCTGGGACTTCCCAATCCGCATTGGATATAAGCAAAATCCAATTCAACAGG GATGTGGGGCAAGCTGTTCTTGAAAGCTATTCAAGAATATTGGAAAGTTTGGCCTTCACAGTGCTGTCAAGAATAGAAGATGTACTCCATGCTGATCTGCAAACTCAAAATCCATCACAATCAGGAAGAAAGAGTCTTTCGAGAAACCCAATTCCCAAGCCAGAGAAGTCTCCAACTCCAACTCCTAAAAAAGAGGTAGACAAGAGTGGCTCAGAAGCAATGACACTATCAGATTTCATGGGTTGGAACAATAATCAAGGTGACTCAGATGCTAAGAAAGAAGCCTTTGCAGATTCAGATGACTTCTACAAAGACATCGATAATGGAAAGCCCCAGAAACTTCCAAACGTAGTCACAGACAAGAAAGTGTCCTACCTTGAGACATTGGGAGGTATGAGGAGTCCAACATCACGCCATTAA
- the LOC100777496 gene encoding rop guanine nucleotide exchange factor 12 isoform X2, translating to MKERFAKLLLGEDMSGGGKGVSSALALSNAFTNLAAAVFGEQKRLEPMPPERKARWRKEIDWLLSVTDYVVEMVPVQQKNKDGSTMEVMTTRQRTDLHMNIPALRKLDAMLIDTLDNFKDQNEFYYVSKDAENADRNNDTKWWLPTPKVPVEGLSDAARRFVQYQKDCVNQVLKAAMAINAQTLSEMEIPESYIESLPKNGRSSLGDLIYRSITDDFFDPDQLLSAMDMSNEHKIVDLKDRIEASIVIWRRKMNQKDSSKSAWGSAVSVEKREIFEDRAETILLLLKRRFPGTSQSALDISKIQFNRDVGQAVLESYSRILESLAFTVLSRIEDVLHADLQTQNPSQSGRKSLSRNPIPKPEKSPTPTPKKEVDKSGSEAMTLSDFMGWNNNQGDSDAKKEAFADSDDFYKDIDNGKPQKLPNVVTDKKVSYLETLGGMRSPTSRH from the exons ATGAAGGAGAGATTTGCTAAACTGCTATTGGGGGAGGACATGTCTGGTGGAGGAAAGGGTGTTTCTTCAGCTTTGGCATTGTCAAATGCATTCACAAACCTTGCAG CTGCTGTTTTCGGTGAACAAAAGCGGCTGGAGCCAATGCCGCCAGAAAGAAAAGCAAGATGGAGAAAAGAAATTGATTGGCTTCTATCGGTCACCGATTACGTTGTTGAAATGGTTCCCGTGCAACAAAAAAACAAGGATGGCTCAACCATGGAG GTTATGACAACACGACAAAGAACTGATCTCCACATGAATATCCCTGCTTTACGAAAGCTTGATGCAATGCTTATT GATACTCTAGATAACTTCAAAGACCAAAATGAGTTCTATTATGTATCAAAAGATGCAGAGAATGCAGATAGAAATAATGATACCAAGTGGTGGTTGCCTACACCCAAGGTTCCCGTAGAGGGTTTATCTGATGCAGCAAGAAGGTTTGTCCAGTATCAGAAAGATTGTGTGAACCAAGTTCTTAAAGCAGCTATGGCCATAAATGCTCAAACTCTATCAGAAATGGAGATCCCTGAAAGCTATATTGAATCCCTACCCAAG aatggAAGATCAAGTCTAGGGGACTTGATCTACAGGAGTATCACAGATGATTTTTTCGATCCTGATCAGCTCCTATCAGCCATGGACATGTCCAATGAACATAAAATCGTAGATCTCAAGGACAGAATTGAGGCATCCATTGTGATTTGGAGACGGAAGATGAACCAAAAAGATAGCAGCAAATCAGCTTGGGGTTCTGCTGTGAGTGTGGAGAAAAGAGAAATCTTTGAAGACAGGGCAGAAACCATCTTACTTCTCCTAAAGCGTCGTTTTCCTGGGACTTCCCAATCCGCATTGGATATAAGCAAAATCCAATTCAACAGG GATGTGGGGCAAGCTGTTCTTGAAAGCTATTCAAGAATATTGGAAAGTTTGGCCTTCACAGTGCTGTCAAGAATAGAAGATGTACTCCATGCTGATCTGCAAACTCAAAATCCATCACAATCAGGAAGAAAGAGTCTTTCGAGAAACCCAATTCCCAAGCCAGAGAAGTCTCCAACTCCAACTCCTAAAAAAGAGGTAGACAAGAGTGGCTCAGAAGCAATGACACTATCAGATTTCATGGGTTGGAACAATAATCAAGGTGACTCAGATGCTAAGAAAGAAGCCTTTGCAGATTCAGATGACTTCTACAAAGACATCGATAATGGAAAGCCCCAGAAACTTCCAAACGTAGTCACAGACAAGAAAGTGTCCTACCTTGAGACATTGGGAGGTATGAGGAGTCCAACATCACGCCATTAA
- the LOC100779623 gene encoding hydroxyphenylpyruvate reductase-like protein, producing MGSIGVLLVAQVIPYLEQELDKRYKLFRAYDQPQTAQVLSQHASSIRAVVGNSNAGADAELIEALPKLEIVSSFSVGVDRIDLDRCKEKGIRVTNTPDVLTDEVADLAIGLMLALLRRICECDRYVRSGKWKKGDYKLTTKFSGKTVGIIGLGRIGQAIAKRAEGFNCPICYYSRTQKRDSNYKYYPSVVELASNCDILVVACPLTEETHHIINREVINALGPKGYLINIGRGKHVDEAELVPALLEGRLGGAGLDVFENEPTVPEELFGLENVVLLPHVGSGTIETRTAMADLVLGNLDAHFLGNPLLTPLV from the exons ATGGGATCAATTGGGGTACTCCTGGTGGCTCAGGTGATACCGTACCTGGAGCAAGAGCTGGACAAGCGCTACAAGCTGTTTCGGGCGTATGATCAGCCGCAGACGGCGCAGGTTCTAAGCCAGCACGCGAGCTCGATCCGTGCGGTGGTCGGAAACTCGAACGCCGGCGCCGACGCGGAGCTGATCGAGGCGCTGCCGAAGCTGGAGATCGTGTCGAGCTTCAGCGTGGGAGTGGACAGGATAGACCTGGACAGGTGCAAGGAGAAAGGAATTCGCGTCACCAACACGCCGGACGTGCTGACCGATGAAGTCGCCGACCTCGCTATCGGATTGATGCTGGCGCTGCTCAGGAGGATCTGCGAGTGCGATCGTTATGTCAGGAGCGGCAAGTGGAAGAAAGGGGACTACAAACTGACCACTAAG TTCTCTGGGAAAACTGTTGGCATTATTGGGCTAGGGAGGATTGGTCAAGCAATTGCTAAGAGAGCTGAAGGATTCAACTGCCCCATATGCTACTACTCTAGAACTCAAAAAAGAGACTCAAACTACAAGTACTATCCTAGTGTTGTAGAACTGGCATCTAACTGCGACATACTGGTAGTTGCTTGCCCACTGACGGAGGAAACTCATCACATCATCAACAGGGAGGTGATCAATGCACTGGGTCCCAAGGGTTATCTTATTAACATTGGACGAGGCAAGCATGTTGATGAGGCAGAGTTAGTGCCAGCTCTGCTAGAAGGTCGTTTGGGTGGTGCTGGGCTAGATGTGTTTGAAAATGAGCCTACTGTTCCAGAAGAGCTATTTGGGCTTGAAAATGTTGTCTTGTTGCCTCATGTCGGAAGTGGCACAATAGAAACTCGAACTGCCATGGCTGACCTTGTCCTTGGAAACCTAGACGCTCATTTCCTTGGAAATCCACTGTTAACACCCTTGGTTTAA
- the LOC100305682 gene encoding ribosomal protein L30/L7 family protein isoform X1, protein MTEMGEEVKVVVPESVLKKRKREEEWALAKKQELDAAKKKRAESRKLIYNRAKQYAKEYDHQEKELIRLKREAKLKGGFYVDPEAKLLFIIRIRGINAMDPKSRKILQLLRLRQIFNGVFLKVNKATVNMLHRVEPYVTYGYPNLKSVRELIYKRGYGKLMKQRTALTDNSIIEQALGKYGIISTEDLIHEIITVGPHFKEANNFLWPFKLKAPLGGLKKKRNHYVEGGDAGNRENYINELIRRMN, encoded by the exons ATGACAGAGATGGGTGAAGAAGTGAAGGTAGTTGTTCCAGAATCAGTGTTGAAGAAGCGCAAGAGGGAGGAGGAATGGGCGTTGGCCAAGAAGCAAGAACTCGATGCTGCCAAGAAGAAGAGAGCCGAGAGCCGCAAACTCATCTACAACAGAGCTAAGCAGTACGCTAAGGAGTACGATCACCAG gaGAAGGAATTGATTCGGTTGAAACGCGAGGCCAAGCTGAAAGGTGGTTTCTATGTGGATCCAGAGGCTAAGCTGTTGTTTATTATTCGCATTCGTGG TATTAATGCCATGGACCCCAAATCAAGGAAGATCCTGCAGTTGTTGCGATTGAGACAG ATTTTCAATGGTGTATTTCTCAAAGTTAACAAAGCCACAGTGAACATGCTGCACAGAGTTGAGCCGTATGTGACTTATGG ATACCCAAATCTCAAGAGTGTGAGAGAACTTATTTACAAGAGAGGGTATGGAAAGCTAATGAAGCAGAGGACTGCTCTAACTGACAACTCTATCATTGAGCAg GCTCTGGGCAAGTATGGAATCATATCCACTGAAGATCTGATCCATGAGATCATCACTGTTGGACCTCACTTTAAGGAGGCTAACAACTTCCTTTGGCCATTTAAGCTCAAGGCTCCTTTGGGTGGcttaaagaagaagagaaaccaTTATGTTGAGGGAGGTGATGCTGGAAACCGGGAGAATTACATCAATGAGCTAATCAGGAGAATGAATTGA
- the LOC100305682 gene encoding ribosomal protein L30/L7 family protein yields MGEEVKVVVPESVLKKRKREEEWALAKKQELDAAKKKRAESRKLIYNRAKQYAKEYDHQEKELIRLKREAKLKGGFYVDPEAKLLFIIRIRGINAMDPKSRKILQLLRLRQIFNGVFLKVNKATVNMLHRVEPYVTYGYPNLKSVRELIYKRGYGKLMKQRTALTDNSIIEQALGKYGIISTEDLIHEIITVGPHFKEANNFLWPFKLKAPLGGLKKKRNHYVEGGDAGNRENYINELIRRMN; encoded by the exons ATGGGTGAAGAAGTGAAGGTAGTTGTTCCAGAATCAGTGTTGAAGAAGCGCAAGAGGGAGGAGGAATGGGCGTTGGCCAAGAAGCAAGAACTCGATGCTGCCAAGAAGAAGAGAGCCGAGAGCCGCAAACTCATCTACAACAGAGCTAAGCAGTACGCTAAGGAGTACGATCACCAG gaGAAGGAATTGATTCGGTTGAAACGCGAGGCCAAGCTGAAAGGTGGTTTCTATGTGGATCCAGAGGCTAAGCTGTTGTTTATTATTCGCATTCGTGG TATTAATGCCATGGACCCCAAATCAAGGAAGATCCTGCAGTTGTTGCGATTGAGACAG ATTTTCAATGGTGTATTTCTCAAAGTTAACAAAGCCACAGTGAACATGCTGCACAGAGTTGAGCCGTATGTGACTTATGG ATACCCAAATCTCAAGAGTGTGAGAGAACTTATTTACAAGAGAGGGTATGGAAAGCTAATGAAGCAGAGGACTGCTCTAACTGACAACTCTATCATTGAGCAg GCTCTGGGCAAGTATGGAATCATATCCACTGAAGATCTGATCCATGAGATCATCACTGTTGGACCTCACTTTAAGGAGGCTAACAACTTCCTTTGGCCATTTAAGCTCAAGGCTCCTTTGGGTGGcttaaagaagaagagaaaccaTTATGTTGAGGGAGGTGATGCTGGAAACCGGGAGAATTACATCAATGAGCTAATCAGGAGAATGAATTGA
- the LOC100820261 gene encoding metal tolerance protein C4, with product MRTSYNLVLFRSRLRRSHHFQAYRSLSVAFLKPDHHPPAIIPSHSLFLLHGFNAHHRSFFTRAKPATNIEFNDRHSQRAVKTALWCNFLVFSLKFGVWLASSSHVMLAEVVHSVADFANQALLAYGLSSSRRAPDAIHPYGYSKERFVWSLISAVGIFCLGSGATVVNGVQNLWIAQPPENMQYAALVICGSFIIEGASLIVAIQAVKKGAAAEGMKLRDYIWRGHDPTSVAVMTEDGAAVTGLVIAGASLVAVNVTGNAIYDPIGSIVVGNLLGMVAIFLIQRNRHALIGRAMDDHDMEKVLQFLKKDPVVDSLYDCKSEVIGPGLIEQRKLSKNSNDFNGEKVVQNYLKRTGREEWARQFREAAKQKDDTALMKIMSNYGEEVVTALGSEVDRLEKEIQNLVPGIRHVDIEAHNPPTEATLSSESFK from the exons ATGCGAACATCCTATAATCTTGTTCTCTTTCGCTCTCGCCTCCGCCGCTCTCACCATTTCCAAGCTTATCGGTCCCTCTCCGTCGCATTCCTCAAACCAGACCACCATCCACCAGCTATCATTCCCTCACATTCACTGTTCCTTCTTCACGGCTTCAATGCTCATCATCGCA GTTTCTTTACCAGGGCTAAGCCAGCAACCAACATTGAATTCAACGATCGCCACAg TCAGCGAGCTGTTAAAACTGCCTTGTGGTGTAACTTTCTTGTTTTTTCACTCAAGTTTGGAGTATGGTTAGCTTCCTCTAGTCATGTTATGTTAGCTGAAGTCGTCCACTCCGTTGCCGATTTTGCAAACCAG gcGCTACTTGCTTATGGTTTATCTAGCTCGAGGCGTGCACCAGATGCTATTCATCC CTATGGCTATTCCAAGGAaagatttgtttggtccttgatATCTGCTGTTGGGATCTTTTGTCTTGGTTCTGGTGCCACCGTTGTTAATGGAGTACAGAACTTGTGGATTGCACAG CCCCCTGAGAATATGCAGTATGCAGCTTTGGTGATATGCGGTTCATTCATCATTGAAG GTGCTTCTCTTATTGTTGCCATACAAGCTGTCAAGAAAGGTGCAGCTGCGGAGGGAATGAAATTAAGAGACTATATTTGGCGAGGCCATGATCCTACATCTGTTGCTGTGATGACGGAG GATGGTGCTGCAGTCACTGGTCTTGTTATTGCTGGGGCATCATTGGTTGCAGTGAACGTTACTGGAAATGCCATTTATGATCCCATAGGTTCAATTGTAGTCGGCAACTTACTTGGAATG GTAGCTATATTTCTTATCCAGAGAAACCGGCATGCTTTGATTGGTAGAGCTATGGATGACCATGATATGGAGAAAGTacttcagtttttgaaaaaagacCCG GTTGTAGATTCCCTCTATGATTGCAAAAGTGAAGTTATTGGGCCTGGattaattgaacaacggaagctctcgaaaaattcgaatg ATTTTAATGGAGAGAAGGTGGtgcaaaattatcttaaaaggaCTGGACGTGAAGAGTGGGCAAGACAG TTTCGTGAAGCTGCTAAGCAGAAGGATGATACTGCCCTGATGAAGATTATGTCAAATTACG GTGAGGAAGTAGTTACAGCTTTAGGAAGTGAAGTAGATAGGTTAGAGAAGGAGATCCAGAATCTCGTTCCTGGTATTCGGCATGTTGATATTGAAGCCCACAATCCTCCAACAGAGGCGACCTTGTCAAGtgaaagttttaaataa